The genomic segment ATCGAGGTCCCAGATGATGTCCTCCGGGTCCTCCAGACCGACGGAGATGCGGATGAGGTCCGCCGGAGCACCCGCTGCGACGAGCTGCTCCGCGGTGAGTTGGCGGTGGGTGGTGGATGCCGGGTGGATGACGAGTGTGCGCGCATCCCCGATGTTGGCGAGGTGCGAGGCGAGCTGCAGGCTCTCGATGAGGGTCTCCCCGGCTGCTCGGCCGTCCTCTGCGGCGACGCCGAACGCGAACACCGACCCCGGACCAAGAGGAAGGTACTTGGCGGCACGCTCGTGATGCGGGTGCGATTCCAACCCCGCCCAGGTGACGTAGGAGATGCGGGGGTCCGATTCCAGCCACTGGGCGACGACGCGCGCGTTCGCGAGATGGGCGTCGATCCGCTGCGGCAGCGTCTCGATGCCCTGCAGCAGGTTGAAGGCCGATTGCGGGCTGAGCGCGGGACCGATGTCGCGCAGCTGCTCCGAGCGCAGCTTGGTGAGGAAGCCGTACTCGCCGAAGTTGTCCCACCACTTGATGCCGCCGTATGAGGCGACGGGTTCCGTCATCTGCGGGAACTTGCCGTTGCCCCAGTCGAACGTGCCCTTCTCGATGATGACGCCGCCGAGGGTGGTGCCGTGGCCGCCGAGGAACTTCGTGACGGAATGGATCACGATGTCCGCTCCGTGCTCGAGCGGACGCGCGAGGTACGGGGTGGCGAGCGTCGCGTCGACGACGAGCGGAAGGCCGGCGTCGTGCGCGACGGCGGCCAACCCCTCGATGTCGGCGATCTCGCCGGAGGGGTTGCCGATCATCTCGACGTAGACGACTTTGGTCTCCGGTCGGATCGCCGCCGCGTAGTCGGCGGGGTCTGTCGACGGGACGAACGTCGTGTCCACTCCGAATCGACGGAGCGTCACGTCGAGTTGAGTGACGGTGCCGCCGTAGAGCTGGGCCGAGGCGACGACGTGGTCTCCGGCGCCGACGAGCGCGGCGAAGGTGATGAACTCGGCGCTCATCCCGGATGCCGTCGCCACGGCCCCGATCCCACCCTCCAGCGATGCGAGCCGCTCTTCGAGGGCAGCGACCGTGGGGTTTCCGATGCGGGAGTAGATGTTGCCGTACTTCTGTAGCGCGAAGAGGTTGCCGGCATCCTTCGCGTCGTCGAAGACGAAGGAGGTCGTCTGATAGATCGGCACGGCGCGCGCACCGGTGGCGGCGTCGGGCGTCCCGCCGGCGTGGAGGGCCCGGGTGCGGAACCCGAAGCGGTGTTCTTCCGTCATGTCTTCCTTCAGTGTGTTTCCTGGCTGGTGCCGAACCGGGTGAGGGCGGTGGCGATGGCCGCCACGGCATCCGGGTTCTGCAGCGATGTGATGTCTCCGAGCGGCTGCGGCGTCCGGCCGGCGCGCCGGTCCTGCTCGGCCTCCCAGAGCTGCGCGAGGAGCCTGCGCATGATCTTTCCCGACCGGGTCTTGGGCAGATCCGGGACGAGGACGATGTGGCGCGGCTTGGCGACCGGTCCGATCTCACGGGCGACGCGATCGCGGAGGGCGGATGCCGTGACCTCTCCGTTTCCGGAGGGGATGACGAAGGCCACCACCGCCTGCCCCGTGAGGGGGTCGGCGACCCCCGCCGTACCCGCCTCCCCGACGCTCGGGTCGGCGACGAGGGCCGATTCGATCTCGATCGTGGACAGGCGGTGACCGGAGACGTTGACCACGTCATCCAGCCGGCCGAGGATCCAGATGTGCCCGTCCTCGTCGCGGGTCGCCCCGTCTCCCGCGACGTAGTACCCACCGAACTCGCCGTGCCCGGCGTAGGTCGACCAGTACGAGTCGCGGTAGCGCTGCGGGTTCCCCCACACGGTGCGGGCCATGCCGGGCCAGGGGCGACGGACGACGAGGGTGCCCGACTGTCCTGCCCGTACCTCGGCACCGTTCTCATCGACGACGGCGACGTCGATCCCCGGCAGTGCGACGGACGCGGAGCCTGGCTTCAGGGTGGTCACGCCGGGCAGCGGGACGATCATCGCCGCCCCTGTCTCCGACTGCCACCACGTGTCGATGATGGGAAGCTCGTCGCGTCCGAAGGTGCGCCGGAACCACACCCACGCCTCCGGGTTGATCGCCTCCCCCACCGTGCCGAGCAGGCGGATACTGGACAGGTCGTGCCCTGAGGGCAGATGCTCGCCGAACCAGGTCATGAAGGTGCGGATGAGCGTCGGGGCCGTGTAGTACACCGTCACGCCGTAGCGCTCGATGATCTCGAGGTGCCGCTCCCGATGAGGACTGTCCGGCGTCCCCTCGTAGATCACCTGGGTGAGACCGTTCGAGAGCGGCCCGTAGATCTCGTAGGTGTGCGCGGTGACCCATGCCAGGTCAGCCGTGCACCAGTGCACGTCGTTGGGTTTCGCGTCGAAGTGCGCCCAGTGCGCCCAGCTCGCGTGCGCGAGGTAGCCGCCGGATGTGTGCACGAGCCCCTTGGGCTTCCCCGTCGTGCCGGACGTGTAGATGATGAACAGCGGATGCTCCGCGGCGAAGGGCTGCGCGGTGTGCTCGGGGCTCGCCGTGTCGACGACATCATGCCACCAGACGTCCCGCCCGTTGGTCCACGGCACGTCCTGGCCTGTTCGTCGCACGACGAGCACATGCTCGAGTGCCGGCAGATCGTGGGCCGCGACGTCGGCGGCGGACTTCACTTCCACCGCGGAACCCCGCCGGTACTGCCCGTCGCTGGTCACCAGCAGCTTGGCGCCGGTGTCGGTGAGACGGAAGCGTACGGCCTCCGCGGAGAATCCACCGAACACGAGCGAGTGCACCGCGCCGATGCGCGCGCACGCCAGCGCGATGACGATCGTCTCGATGAGGACGGGCAGGTACACGACGACCCGATCGCCTGGAGCGATGCCCAGTGAGGTCAGCGCGTTGGCGGCCTGGGCGACCCGTCGCTGCAGGTCGGCGTAGGTGACCGTCGTGCGGTCGCCGGGCTCGCCTTCGAAGTGCAGGGCGACCTTGCCTCCGCGACCGGCGGCGACATGCCTGTCGACGCAGTTGTATGCGACGTTGAGCGTGCCGCCGTCGAACCAGCGCGCCGCAGGGATCGCGCCGTCGGTCGGCGGCTGCCACTGCATGGCGGTGTGCCACGGGGTCACCCAGTCGAGTCGCCGCGCGGCATCCTCCCAGAACGCGATGGGGTCGGCATCGGCGCGAGCATAGGCGTCTCCGGCGACGTTGGCCTGAGCGAGGAACTCCGGCGACGGCGGGTAGACGCGGTCTTCGATCAGTCGTGCTTCGGGCAGAGCGGTCTCGATCAGGTCCATCGCGTGAGCAGGCGCCTTTCGATGAAGCCGAGGATGGCGTTGGTGATGGTGCCCAGCAGCGCGAGGAGCACGATGGCGAGCAGGATGCGGTCGACGCGACCGTTGGTCTGCGAGTCGTTGAGCATCCACCCGAGCCCCATCGAGGACGCGATGAGCTCTGCCGCGACGAGGAACAGCCACGACTGGGCGAGCGCGAGACGCAGGCCCGACATCACCGAGGGGACGACCGCGGGCAACTGGACCGTGCGGAACAGCGACCACCCGCGGAGGCTGAACGAACGTCCGGCCTCGACGAGGTGCGGGTCCACATGCCGGAGGGCGTCGGCGACGGAGGTGTAGACGGGGAAGAACGCGCCGATCGCGATCAGCGTGATCTTCGACTCCTCCCCGATCTGCATCCACAGGATCAGCAGCGGCACCCAGGCCAGTGACGGCACGGCACGGAGTGCGGCGAGTGTCGGGCTCAAGAGCACGTCACCGAGCTTGGACAGACCCACGATCGCCGCGACCGCGAGGCCGACGAGAGATCCGATCGCGAAGCCGAGCAGGACGCGCTGCACGGAGATCGCGATGTGCGTCCACAGCTGTCCGCGTTCCGCCAGCTCGACGCCCGCAGTGATGACGGACCCCGGGGTGGGGAGTCGGTAGGCCGGCACGAGCCCGGAGGTCGTGGCGATCTGCCAGACGAGGAGGATGACGGCGGGAACGAGGAGCCCGCCGATGACGCGCACTCCCGGGCGGGACCACAGACTGCGCGGGCCGGAGCCCGGCTCGTCCTGCGCGCGTCGCGTTGCCTCGCCCGTGACGCCCTGGGCGACCCGGCTCATCAGCCCTGCACGGCCTTTTGCGCGAAGTCCGGGAAGATGATCTCGGACAGTGCCTTGTCGACGGCGTCCTGCCCGCCCTGCACGTCGCCCGAGTCGACGATCACCGGAGCGATCTTCTCGAGGACCTTCAGTTGCGCGTCGCCGGGGACACCGTCGACGTCGAGGTTAGAGCGCTCCTCGATCACCGTGGTCGCCACCTCGATGTCGATGCCTGAGGCGTCGGCGAGCAGCTGAGCGGTCTCCTCGGGGTTCGCCAGCGCCCACTCGCGAGCCTGCTCGTAGGCATCGACCACGGCCTGGGCGAGATCGGCGTGGTTGTCGATGAAGTCCTCGGTCGCGTTGAGGAAACCGTAGGTGTTGAAGTCGACGTTGCGGTAGACGAGCTGGTCACCGGATTCGACCTCTGCGGCGGCCATGATCGGGTCGAGCCCGGCCCATGCCTCAACGGATCCGCCGTCGAGCGCCGCGCGCCCGTCCGCGTGCTGGAGGTTCTGCACCTCGACGTCGTCGACGCTCAGGCCGCTCTCCTCCAGCGCCTGCAGGAGGAAGAAGTACGGGTCGGTGCCCTTGGTCGCCGCGACCGAGGTCCCGGCGAGATCGGCGACGGTGGTGATGCCGCTGTCCGGCGTCGTGACGATCGCCGACCACTCGGGCTGCGAATAGATGTCGATCACCTTGATGGGCGAACCGTTGGCGCGCGCGAGCAGCGCTGCCGACCCGGCTGTGGAACCGACGTCGACAGACCCGGAGCGCAGCAGCTCGTTCGCCTTGTTGGAGCCGGCGGACTGGACCCACTCGACCGTCACGTCGTCGCCGAGGATGTCGTCGAGGATGCCCTGGTCCTTGATCACCAGGCTCAGTGGGTTGTAGGTCGCCCAGTCGACCGTCACGGTGCTCGCGGACCATTCGCCCGAGGCGGACTCGGATGCCGCGTCGGCGTTCTCTCCCGCGACGCAGCCGGAGGCCACGA from the Microbacterium ginsengiterrae genome contains:
- a CDS encoding aliphatic sulfonate ABC transporter substrate-binding protein; translation: MSLITRRILPATAIAGAMMLVASGCVAGENADAASESASGEWSASTVTVDWATYNPLSLVIKDQGILDDILGDDVTVEWVQSAGSNKANELLRSGSVDVGSTAGSAALLARANGSPIKVIDIYSQPEWSAIVTTPDSGITTVADLAGTSVAATKGTDPYFFLLQALEESGLSVDDVEVQNLQHADGRAALDGGSVEAWAGLDPIMAAAEVESGDQLVYRNVDFNTYGFLNATEDFIDNHADLAQAVVDAYEQAREWALANPEETAQLLADASGIDIEVATTVIEERSNLDVDGVPGDAQLKVLEKIAPVIVDSGDVQGGQDAVDKALSEIIFPDFAQKAVQG
- a CDS encoding O-acetylhomoserine aminocarboxypropyltransferase/cysteine synthase family protein, which encodes MTEEHRFGFRTRALHAGGTPDAATGARAVPIYQTTSFVFDDAKDAGNLFALQKYGNIYSRIGNPTVAALEERLASLEGGIGAVATASGMSAEFITFAALVGAGDHVVASAQLYGGTVTQLDVTLRRFGVDTTFVPSTDPADYAAAIRPETKVVYVEMIGNPSGEIADIEGLAAVAHDAGLPLVVDATLATPYLARPLEHGADIVIHSVTKFLGGHGTTLGGVIIEKGTFDWGNGKFPQMTEPVASYGGIKWWDNFGEYGFLTKLRSEQLRDIGPALSPQSAFNLLQGIETLPQRIDAHLANARVVAQWLESDPRISYVTWAGLESHPHHERAAKYLPLGPGSVFAFGVAAEDGRAAGETLIESLQLASHLANIGDARTLVIHPASTTHRQLTAEQLVAAGAPADLIRISVGLEDPEDIIWDLDQALTAATGATR
- the acs gene encoding acetate--CoA ligase, encoding MDLIETALPEARLIEDRVYPPSPEFLAQANVAGDAYARADADPIAFWEDAARRLDWVTPWHTAMQWQPPTDGAIPAARWFDGGTLNVAYNCVDRHVAAGRGGKVALHFEGEPGDRTTVTYADLQRRVAQAANALTSLGIAPGDRVVVYLPVLIETIVIALACARIGAVHSLVFGGFSAEAVRFRLTDTGAKLLVTSDGQYRRGSAVEVKSAADVAAHDLPALEHVLVVRRTGQDVPWTNGRDVWWHDVVDTASPEHTAQPFAAEHPLFIIYTSGTTGKPKGLVHTSGGYLAHASWAHWAHFDAKPNDVHWCTADLAWVTAHTYEIYGPLSNGLTQVIYEGTPDSPHRERHLEIIERYGVTVYYTAPTLIRTFMTWFGEHLPSGHDLSSIRLLGTVGEAINPEAWVWFRRTFGRDELPIIDTWWQSETGAAMIVPLPGVTTLKPGSASVALPGIDVAVVDENGAEVRAGQSGTLVVRRPWPGMARTVWGNPQRYRDSYWSTYAGHGEFGGYYVAGDGATRDEDGHIWILGRLDDVVNVSGHRLSTIEIESALVADPSVGEAGTAGVADPLTGQAVVAFVIPSGNGEVTASALRDRVAREIGPVAKPRHIVLVPDLPKTRSGKIMRRLLAQLWEAEQDRRAGRTPQPLGDITSLQNPDAVAAIATALTRFGTSQETH
- a CDS encoding ABC transporter permease, encoding MSRVAQGVTGEATRRAQDEPGSGPRSLWSRPGVRVIGGLLVPAVILLVWQIATTSGLVPAYRLPTPGSVITAGVELAERGQLWTHIAISVQRVLLGFAIGSLVGLAVAAIVGLSKLGDVLLSPTLAALRAVPSLAWVPLLILWMQIGEESKITLIAIGAFFPVYTSVADALRHVDPHLVEAGRSFSLRGWSLFRTVQLPAVVPSVMSGLRLALAQSWLFLVAAELIASSMGLGWMLNDSQTNGRVDRILLAIVLLALLGTITNAILGFIERRLLTRWT